Within Actinosynnema pretiosum, the genomic segment AGACGATCGCCGAGGTGCGGGCCACCGTGCGCGCCCTGCGCGGCACCGTGCCGGAGCAGCTCGCGCACACCGACCTGGTCGACTCGGTGCGCTCCGAGGCCCGCACGGCGGGGGAGCTGCTGGGGTTCCGGCCGGACGTGCGCATCGTCGGCCACTTCCTGGACCTGGCGCCCGCGCTGGCCGACCAGGCGCGGGCCGCGCTGCGGGAGGCGCTGGCCAACGTGGTGCGGCACGCGGGCGCGGGCTGGGTGGGCGTCACCGTCGACAAGGACGCCGAGCGGCTCGCGCTGGAGGTCAGCGACGACGGGTGCGGGATTCCCGACGGGGTGGAGAAGCGCGGCCTGCGGCACCTGGAGGAGCGGGCGCTCGCGATGGGCGGCGGCTGCGAGATCAGCTCGTCGCCGTCGACCGGCACCACGATCCGCTGGCACGTGCCCCTCGCCTGACGGCGGGGCGCGCGGTGGTCGCGGCCCGGCGGTGGTGGCCCGGCGGTGGTGGCCCGATCGCGGACCGGCGAGCCCGCCTCGGCGGCTGCCCCCGCGGCGGCGACCCCGTCCCGGCGGCGCCCGCCCCCGTGACCGCGCCCCGTGACCGCGCCCCATGACCACGCCTCAGCGCCCCGCCCCCCGAATCGGATAACCGACCCCACCCCGCCCGTACCAGGCGCTCCTGCGGCCGACTGGACCCCGCTGCGGGGGCCGTCAGCCGCGTCGCCTCACCCGGCGGGGGCGGGCCGGTCGGGCTGACGGCCGGGGCCGACCGGAGTCGGTCACCGCCCCCGGCGGGCCACCCACGCGGCTGCCTGCGTCCGGCGCTCCATGCCGAGCTTCGACAGCACCGCCGTCACGTGGTTCTTCACCGTCTTCTCCGCCACGAACAGCCGCTCGGCGATCTGCCGGTTCGACAGGCCCTCGCCGATGAGCGACAGCACCCGCCGCTCCTGCTCGGTCAGCGTCGCCAGCTCGTCCGGCTCCTGCGGCTTGCGCATCCGCTCCAGCACGCGCGAGGTCGTCACCGGGTCCAGCAGCGACCGCCCGGCCGCCACCTCCCGCACCGCGTGCACGAGGTCCTGGCCCCGCACCTGCTTGAGCAGGTAGCCGGACGCCCCCGCCGTGATCGCCCCGACCAGCGCCTCGTCGTCCTCGAACGCCGTCAGCACCAGGCACCTCGGCCCGGCGGGCAGGTCCTGGAGCTTCCCGCACAGCTCGACACCGGTGCCGTCGGGCAGCCTCATGTCGACTACGGCTACGTCTGGCTTGCTCGCCTGCGCCCGCACGACCGCCTCCCGAACACCGCCGGCCTCGGCGACGACCTTCAGGTCGGCCTCGTCCTCCAGCAGTTCGCGGAGCCCCCTGCGGACCACCTCGTGGTCGTCGACCAGCAGTACCCGGATGGTCACGAATCAACCATAGGTCGGATGCCGGTACCCACTGCAGCCGGTGCTCGGGACAGTTCAGGGATGCTGGTTCGCGCGATCGAGGAAGCCGACCGGATCGTGGTCGGCCGTCTGGTGCTGGAGTTATGGGGGACGCACACCTCCGTGGCCCACGGACAGGTGTTCTTCCCGGCCAGTCTGCCCGGATTCCTGGTGGAGCAGCAAGACCAGGTTCTCGGCCTGCTCACCTACACGACCAACGACAACCTGCTGGAGATCGTGACCATCGACGCCCTGCGGCGCGGCCGGGGGGTCGGCACCGCACTGCTGGAGGCGGTGGTGCACCGGGCGCGGCAGCTCGGGTGCAACCGGATCAGGCTCACGACCACCAACGACAACCTGGACGCGCTGCGGTTCTACCAGCGGCGCGGCTTCCGGCTCACGTCGCTGCGCTCGGACGCGGTGCGCGAGTCGCGCCGGGTGAAGCCGGAGATCCCGTCGGTCGGCGACTACGGGATCCCCATCGTCGACGAGCTGGACCTGGAGCGCTGGGTGGCGCCGCGCTGACCCG encodes:
- a CDS encoding response regulator; its protein translation is MTIRVLLVDDHEVVRRGLRELLEDEADLKVVAEAGGVREAVVRAQASKPDVAVVDMRLPDGTGVELCGKLQDLPAGPRCLVLTAFEDDEALVGAITAGASGYLLKQVRGQDLVHAVREVAAGRSLLDPVTTSRVLERMRKPQEPDELATLTEQERRVLSLIGEGLSNRQIAERLFVAEKTVKNHVTAVLSKLGMERRTQAAAWVARRGR
- a CDS encoding GNAT family N-acetyltransferase — its product is MLVRAIEEADRIVVGRLVLELWGTHTSVAHGQVFFPASLPGFLVEQQDQVLGLLTYTTNDNLLEIVTIDALRRGRGVGTALLEAVVHRARQLGCNRIRLTTTNDNLDALRFYQRRGFRLTSLRSDAVRESRRVKPEIPSVGDYGIPIVDELDLERWVAPR